The Xenopus laevis strain J_2021 chromosome 7S, Xenopus_laevis_v10.1, whole genome shotgun sequence genome includes a window with the following:
- the dusp5.S gene encoding dual specificity phosphatase 5 S homeolog has translation MKVTSIDSRRLHRLLRKHLSRCLVLDCRPYLLFSSSSVRGSLNVNLNSVVLRRFRGGSAPLHFVVPEEEARTRLREGHVSVLVVVDERSPVWQKLKKEATARIVLNTLGSLPSGPRVCFLKGGYESFHADYPECCIDQSRRPLEENETERNPLLGERLTIPKPSYDQGSPVEILPFLYLGSAYHASKCEFLANLHITALLNVSRKSSPDFCKEQYSYKWIPVEDNHTADISSHFQEAIDFIDSVKRAGGRVLVHCEAGISRSPTICMAYLMKTRKFHLEEAFEYIKQRRSLISPNFSFMGQLLHYESEIFSSKILAPVISCKRDSVSFFSDELGIGKSYEGSCFTFPTSVLSPVPLRSPVHQLLSPITATSSC, from the exons ATGAAAGTCACATCCATAGACTCCCGGCGGCTGCACCGGCTCCTCAGGAAACATTTGTCCCGCTGTCTCGTGCTGGACTGCCGCCCCTACCTGCTCTTTTCGTCCTCCAGCGTTCGGGGGTCTCTCAACGTCAATCTGAACTCGGTGGTGCTGCGCAGGTTTCGGGGGGGGTCGGCGCCCCTCCATTTCGTGGTACCAGAAGAGGAAGCCCGGACTAGACTGAGGGAGGGTCACGTGTCGGTGCTGGTGGTCGTGGATGAGCGGAGTCCCGTGTGGCAGAAGCTGAAGAAGGAGGCGACAGCCCGGATAGTCCTGAACACACTGGGGAGTCTTCCCTCGGGGCCCCGAGTCTGTTTCCTAAAGG GGGGATACGAGTCATTTCACGCCGATTACCCAGAATGCTGCATTGACCAGAGCCGCCGTCCTCTGGAGGAGAATGAGACAGAGAGAAACCCCCTTCTGGGAGAGAGACTGACTATTCCCAAACCCTCGTATGATCAG GGCAGCCCTGTTGAGATCCTTCCGTTCCTATATCTCGGCAGCGCCTATCACGCTTCCAAATGCGAGTTCCTTGCGAATCTGCACATCACCGCCTTACTCAATGTCTCGCGGAAGAGCTCGCCCGACTTCTGCAAAGAGCAGTACAGTTACAAGTGGATTCCGGTGGAAGATAATCACACGGCGGACATCAGCAGCCACTTCCAGGAGGCCATCGACTTTATCG ATAGTGTAAAGCGTGCGGGAGGACGAGTCCTTGTCCACTGTGAGGCCGGCATCTCCAGGTCTCCTACCATTTGCATGGCCTACCTCATGAAGACCAGAAAGTTCCACCTCGAGGAAGCCTTTGAATACATTAAACAGCGGAGGAGCCTTATCTCCCCTAACTTCAGCTTCATGGGGCAGTTGTTACACTACGAGTCTGAGATCTTCTCTTCCAAAATCCTCGCCCCAGTCATTTCTTGCAAGAGGGACTCTGTCTCGTTTTTCTCTGATGAACTCGGTATCGGAAAGAGTTACGAGGGGTCTTGTTTCACTTTCCCCACATCTGTATTGTCCCCCGTTCCTCTCAGGTCTCCGGTGCACCAGCTTTTGAGTCCTATCACAGCGACGTCTTCCTGCTGA